The DNA window AAGCGGAAGGCTCGCAGCTTTAAATGAGAGCATTGAGAAGCTTCGCAGGCTCCTCTATTCCACCATCGAAGACGCTGACGGCAGGTTGGATGATGCACAGACCCATGAGATAAGCAACCGGCTTGACGCCCTCATTGCGCAGTTCCTGAGGATCAGG is part of the Bacillota bacterium genome and encodes:
- a CDS encoding aspartyl-phosphate phosphatase Spo0E family protein; this encodes MGIQGDSVSGRLAALNESIEKLRRLLYSTIEDADGRLDDAQTHEISNRLDALIAQFLRIRERLQGDDGCESCDEGNPGSRSERGGHHEAIRVDESRDHKFPGRC